Proteins from a genomic interval of Bradysia coprophila strain Holo2 chromosome X, BU_Bcop_v1, whole genome shotgun sequence:
- the LOC119085108 gene encoding uncharacterized protein LOC119085108 isoform X3, with amino-acid sequence MTASTATIITTNRCHPIFRNNFILFVNFILFCTVPLISCKNDGKGNGVDASGELRKQLISSHNIEHSNSEWKSEKAENEELHPQLFAAYHESYITKAAAKDFRKKIRSHKKPITEQDYNDLLQEIVLKPIDKPKNDIYEKKYFDYLPAEDEIDFDADDDSNDYRFGFDGTTNDGDDLTGYDELSDEENENLSETMIHKNRYKRDIKDDSERLIQNEKRHAVWDQGHHQTAPLTFYISRERQQPINPFIFGTAVYNDLNPNNPWNNRFYGSPHLNNFYLPVAPPPSAGYAYPRPVIPFSISIVPGPYHNIPDPPQNPQATEEPAAPSTDSPVSLDNRFGEPVWDVDDVPQVNQNSISNIGKDNSVQPPTKRPSPPLIHNSDQERDIPRPERPQRPQSTQGTNQQGTPPATTRRPQPSLIHNSDSQNALDLARPSRIPTLGSNRQDTLLFL; translated from the exons ATGACAGCCTCAACCGCTACTATCATCACAACAAATCGTTGCCATcctatttttagaaataatttcattttatttgtaaattttattttattctgtACTGTTCCTTTGATTTCCTGCAAAAATGATGGGAAAGGAAACGGTGTGGACGCATCAGGCGAACTCCGGAAACAGTTGATTTCATCTCATAACATTGAACATTCAAATAGCGAATGGAAATCAGAAAAGGCTGAAAATGAAG AACTCCATCCGCAACTGTTCGCCGCCTATCACGAATCGTACATAACAAAAGCAGCAGCTAAAgattttcggaaaaaaatcCGTTCACATAAAAAACCAATAACAGAACAAGACTACAATGATTTACTCCAAGAAATCGTACTGAAGCCGATAGATAAACcgaaaaatgatatttacgaaaagaaatatttcgattatttGCCGGCTGAagatgaaattgattttgatgctGATGACGACAGCAATGATTACCGATTTGGTTTTGATGGGACTACAAATGACGGCGATGATTTGACTGGATATGATGAGTTGTCTGATGAGGAAAATGAGAATTTATCGGAAACGATGATTCATAAGAATCGGTATAAAAGGGACATCAAAGACGATAGTGAACGGTTGATACAGAATGAAAAGAGACACGCTG TTTGGGATCAAGGCCACCATCAAACGGCACCGCTAACCTTTTACATCTCACGGGAACGACAGCAGCCGATAAATCCTTTTATATTTGGTACAGCCGTATATAACGACCTGAATCCGAATAATCCATGGAATAATAGATTTTACGGTAGTCctcatttaaataatttttatttgcctGTTGCTCCGCCACCGTCAGCTGGATACGCTTATCCGAGACCGGTCATACCTTTTTCAAT TAGCATTGTACCTGGTCCATATCATAATATTCCCGATCCGCCGCAAAATCCACAAGCCACCGAGGAACCAGCTGCACCATCCACCGATAGTCCAGTGAGTTTGGATAATCGATTCGGTGAACCAGTTTGGGACGTCGATGATGTACCGCAAGTTAATCAGAATAGCATTTCGAATATTGGCAAAG ACAATTCAGTACAACCACCAACGAAACGTCCTTCACCTCCTTTAATACACAACAGTGATCAAGAACGCGATATACCCAGACCTGAACGTCCTCAACGTCCTCAAAGTACTCAAGGAACTAATCAGCAAG GAACGCCACCTGCAACGACTAGACGTCCACAGCCAAGCCTGATTCACAACAGTGACTCACAAAATGCATTGGACCTTGCACGACCGTCGCGTATTCCAACTTTAGGATCGAATCGACAAG ACACTCTACTATTTTTGTAA
- the LOC119085108 gene encoding uncharacterized protein LOC119085108 isoform X1: MTASTATIITTNRCHPIFRNNFILFVNFILFCTVPLISCKNDGKGNGVDASGELRKQLISSHNIEHSNSEWKSEKAENEELHPQLFAAYHESYITKAAAKDFRKKIRSHKKPITEQDYNDLLQEIVLKPIDKPKNDIYEKKYFDYLPAEDEIDFDADDDSNDYRFGFDGTTNDGDDLTGYDELSDEENENLSETMIHKNRYKRDIKDDSERLIQNEKRHAVWDQGHHQTAPLTFYISRERQQPINPFIFGTAVYNDLNPNNPWNNRFYGSPHLNNFYLPVAPPPSAGYAYPRPVIPFSISIVPGPYHNIPDPPQNPQATEEPAAPSTDSPVSLDNRFGEPVWDVDDVPQVNQNSISNIGKDNSVQPPTKRPSPPLIHNSDQERDIPRPERPQRPQSTQGTNQQGTPPATTRRPQPSLIHNSDSQNALDLARPSRIPTLGSNRQGGSAFTVGPSVGAPIWSSDDGQTQSNRPAFAQQQPQQIDAPVAQLGPSRCVWGIVNCCTRRDINIRYACFERIGCQGAFWDLNPCGDDILDAALNEADRYFN; encoded by the exons ATGACAGCCTCAACCGCTACTATCATCACAACAAATCGTTGCCATcctatttttagaaataatttcattttatttgtaaattttattttattctgtACTGTTCCTTTGATTTCCTGCAAAAATGATGGGAAAGGAAACGGTGTGGACGCATCAGGCGAACTCCGGAAACAGTTGATTTCATCTCATAACATTGAACATTCAAATAGCGAATGGAAATCAGAAAAGGCTGAAAATGAAG AACTCCATCCGCAACTGTTCGCCGCCTATCACGAATCGTACATAACAAAAGCAGCAGCTAAAgattttcggaaaaaaatcCGTTCACATAAAAAACCAATAACAGAACAAGACTACAATGATTTACTCCAAGAAATCGTACTGAAGCCGATAGATAAACcgaaaaatgatatttacgaaaagaaatatttcgattatttGCCGGCTGAagatgaaattgattttgatgctGATGACGACAGCAATGATTACCGATTTGGTTTTGATGGGACTACAAATGACGGCGATGATTTGACTGGATATGATGAGTTGTCTGATGAGGAAAATGAGAATTTATCGGAAACGATGATTCATAAGAATCGGTATAAAAGGGACATCAAAGACGATAGTGAACGGTTGATACAGAATGAAAAGAGACACGCTG TTTGGGATCAAGGCCACCATCAAACGGCACCGCTAACCTTTTACATCTCACGGGAACGACAGCAGCCGATAAATCCTTTTATATTTGGTACAGCCGTATATAACGACCTGAATCCGAATAATCCATGGAATAATAGATTTTACGGTAGTCctcatttaaataatttttatttgcctGTTGCTCCGCCACCGTCAGCTGGATACGCTTATCCGAGACCGGTCATACCTTTTTCAAT TAGCATTGTACCTGGTCCATATCATAATATTCCCGATCCGCCGCAAAATCCACAAGCCACCGAGGAACCAGCTGCACCATCCACCGATAGTCCAGTGAGTTTGGATAATCGATTCGGTGAACCAGTTTGGGACGTCGATGATGTACCGCAAGTTAATCAGAATAGCATTTCGAATATTGGCAAAG ACAATTCAGTACAACCACCAACGAAACGTCCTTCACCTCCTTTAATACACAACAGTGATCAAGAACGCGATATACCCAGACCTGAACGTCCTCAACGTCCTCAAAGTACTCAAGGAACTAATCAGCAAG GAACGCCACCTGCAACGACTAGACGTCCACAGCCAAGCCTGATTCACAACAGTGACTCACAAAATGCATTGGACCTTGCACGACCGTCGCGTATTCCAACTTTAGGATCGAATCGACAAG gTGGCAGTGCTTTCACCGTTGGCCCAAGTGTCGGCGCACCCATATGGAGTTCGGACGATGGTCAAACTCAATCGAATCGACCAGCATTCGCTCAACAACAGCCACAACAAATTGATGCACCCGTAGCCCAGTTGGGTCCGTCGCGCTGTGTATGGGGCATAGTGAATTGTTGCACACGGCGAGACATTAACATAAGATACGCGTGCTTTGAACGAATTGGCTGTCAAGGTGCCTTCTGGGATTTGAATCCATGCGGGGACGATATTTTAGATGCAGCTTTGAATGAGGCTGAtcgatattttaattga
- the LOC119085108 gene encoding uncharacterized protein LOC119085108 isoform X2, whose product MTASTATIITTNRCHPIFRNNFILFVNFILFCTVPLISCKNDGKGNGVDASGELRKQLISSHNIEHSNSEWKSEKAENEELHPQLFAAYHESYITKAAAKDFRKKIRSHKKPITEQDYNDLLQEIVLKPIDKPKNDIYEKKYFDYLPAEDEIDFDADDDSNDYRFGFDGTTNDGDDLTGYDELSDEENENLSETMIHKNRYKRDIKDDSERLIQNEKRHAVWDQGHHQTAPLTFYISRERQQPINPFIFGTAVYNDLNPNNPWNNRFYGSPHLNNFYLPVAPPPSAGYAYPRPVIPFSIIVPGPYHNIPDPPQNPQATEEPAAPSTDSPVSLDNRFGEPVWDVDDVPQVNQNSISNIGKDNSVQPPTKRPSPPLIHNSDQERDIPRPERPQRPQSTQGTNQQGTPPATTRRPQPSLIHNSDSQNALDLARPSRIPTLGSNRQGGSAFTVGPSVGAPIWSSDDGQTQSNRPAFAQQQPQQIDAPVAQLGPSRCVWGIVNCCTRRDINIRYACFERIGCQGAFWDLNPCGDDILDAALNEADRYFN is encoded by the exons ATGACAGCCTCAACCGCTACTATCATCACAACAAATCGTTGCCATcctatttttagaaataatttcattttatttgtaaattttattttattctgtACTGTTCCTTTGATTTCCTGCAAAAATGATGGGAAAGGAAACGGTGTGGACGCATCAGGCGAACTCCGGAAACAGTTGATTTCATCTCATAACATTGAACATTCAAATAGCGAATGGAAATCAGAAAAGGCTGAAAATGAAG AACTCCATCCGCAACTGTTCGCCGCCTATCACGAATCGTACATAACAAAAGCAGCAGCTAAAgattttcggaaaaaaatcCGTTCACATAAAAAACCAATAACAGAACAAGACTACAATGATTTACTCCAAGAAATCGTACTGAAGCCGATAGATAAACcgaaaaatgatatttacgaaaagaaatatttcgattatttGCCGGCTGAagatgaaattgattttgatgctGATGACGACAGCAATGATTACCGATTTGGTTTTGATGGGACTACAAATGACGGCGATGATTTGACTGGATATGATGAGTTGTCTGATGAGGAAAATGAGAATTTATCGGAAACGATGATTCATAAGAATCGGTATAAAAGGGACATCAAAGACGATAGTGAACGGTTGATACAGAATGAAAAGAGACACGCTG TTTGGGATCAAGGCCACCATCAAACGGCACCGCTAACCTTTTACATCTCACGGGAACGACAGCAGCCGATAAATCCTTTTATATTTGGTACAGCCGTATATAACGACCTGAATCCGAATAATCCATGGAATAATAGATTTTACGGTAGTCctcatttaaataatttttatttgcctGTTGCTCCGCCACCGTCAGCTGGATACGCTTATCCGAGACCGGTCATACCTTTTTCAAT CATTGTACCTGGTCCATATCATAATATTCCCGATCCGCCGCAAAATCCACAAGCCACCGAGGAACCAGCTGCACCATCCACCGATAGTCCAGTGAGTTTGGATAATCGATTCGGTGAACCAGTTTGGGACGTCGATGATGTACCGCAAGTTAATCAGAATAGCATTTCGAATATTGGCAAAG ACAATTCAGTACAACCACCAACGAAACGTCCTTCACCTCCTTTAATACACAACAGTGATCAAGAACGCGATATACCCAGACCTGAACGTCCTCAACGTCCTCAAAGTACTCAAGGAACTAATCAGCAAG GAACGCCACCTGCAACGACTAGACGTCCACAGCCAAGCCTGATTCACAACAGTGACTCACAAAATGCATTGGACCTTGCACGACCGTCGCGTATTCCAACTTTAGGATCGAATCGACAAG gTGGCAGTGCTTTCACCGTTGGCCCAAGTGTCGGCGCACCCATATGGAGTTCGGACGATGGTCAAACTCAATCGAATCGACCAGCATTCGCTCAACAACAGCCACAACAAATTGATGCACCCGTAGCCCAGTTGGGTCCGTCGCGCTGTGTATGGGGCATAGTGAATTGTTGCACACGGCGAGACATTAACATAAGATACGCGTGCTTTGAACGAATTGGCTGTCAAGGTGCCTTCTGGGATTTGAATCCATGCGGGGACGATATTTTAGATGCAGCTTTGAATGAGGCTGAtcgatattttaattga